A single Limanda limanda chromosome 19, fLimLim1.1, whole genome shotgun sequence DNA region contains:
- the ptp4a2b gene encoding protein tyrosine phosphatase type IVA 2: MGRLANMNRPAAVEIAYECMRFLITHNPTNATLNKFTEDLKKFEVNTLVRVCDSTYDKAPVEKEGIQVLDWPFDDGAPPPTQIVDDWLKLLNTKFREEPGCCIAVHCVAGLGRAPVLVALALIETGMKYEDAVQFIRQKRRGAFNSKQLLYLEKYRPKMRLRFKDTNGHNCCVQ; this comes from the exons ATGGG CCGTCTCGCCAACATGAACCGCCCCGCTGCAGTCGAGATTGCCTACGAGTGCATGAGGTTCCTCATCACCCACAACCCCACCAATGCCACGCTCAACAAGTTCACCGAG GACCTGAAAAAGTTCGAGGTGAACACATTGGTGAGAGTTTGTGATTCCACCTACGACAAGGCTccagtggagaaggaggggatCCAAGTCCTG GACTGGCCCTTCGATGATGGCGCCCCTCCTCCCACTCAGATTGTGGACGACTGGCTCAAGCTGCTCAACACCAAGTTTCGAGAGGAGCCTGGCTGCTGCATCGCTGTGCACTGCGTGGCAGGGCTTGGCCG AGCTCCAGTCTTGGTGGCCTTAGCCCTAATTGAAACTGGGATGAAGTATGAAGATGCTGTGCAGTTCATAAGGCA GAAGAGACGTGGAGCCTTCAACTCCAAACAGCTCCTCTACCTCGAGAAATACAGACCCAAAATGCGTCTGCGGTTCAAGGATACCAACGGCCACAACTGCTGTGTGCAGTAG